Proteins encoded in a region of the Tepidisphaeraceae bacterium genome:
- a CDS encoding DinB family protein, whose translation MSYDQLIHDYEVGGEKLRNAIKGATPEDLLAYPLPGTWSIHEIVIHMMDSDLIGTERMKRTIAQDKPQLIGYDESAFIKHLYPAEQSVDDALAIFDLNRKMFTRILRRLPAEAFERTANHNERGVVTLGEQLKSYVNHLDHHIKFIIDKREMLGNIMW comes from the coding sequence ATGTCCTACGATCAACTGATTCACGATTACGAAGTGGGCGGCGAAAAGCTGCGGAACGCGATCAAGGGCGCGACGCCCGAAGACCTGCTAGCCTATCCGCTGCCGGGCACGTGGTCGATCCACGAGATCGTCATCCACATGATGGACAGCGACCTGATCGGCACCGAACGCATGAAGCGCACGATCGCACAAGACAAGCCGCAGCTCATCGGCTACGACGAGTCGGCGTTCATCAAGCACCTGTACCCGGCCGAGCAATCGGTCGACGACGCGCTGGCCATCTTCGACCTGAACCGCAAGATGTTCACCCGCATCCTGCGCCGCCTGCCCGCCGAGGCGTTCGAGCGTACGGCCAACCACAACGAGCGCGGCGTGGTGACGCTGGGCGAACAACTGAAGAGCTACGTGAACCACCTGGACCACCACATCAAGTTCATCATCGACAAGCGCGAGATGCTGGGCAATATCATGTGGTAG
- a CDS encoding Uma2 family endonuclease, whose amino-acid sequence MRIDIPVLHGHQADHIVFRDRTWDFYESVLRDYDEAPTRVNFDGSTLEIMTLSIEHEAFKEFIGRMIGEIAMEFQVAMRSRGSTTLQLRSIEKGLEADQCFWIQHQAAVRDVRRLDLTIHPPPDLVVEVDITHAVVDRESIYASLGVPEMWHFDNRTTLSAWKLVDGVWDRVEHSVALPMIRVAELNVFLERIPLEDDTTVLTDFRAWLRTLPR is encoded by the coding sequence ATGCGAATCGACATACCAGTCCTCCACGGTCATCAGGCCGACCACATCGTCTTCCGCGACCGGACCTGGGACTTCTACGAGTCGGTCCTGCGCGATTACGACGAGGCGCCGACGCGCGTCAACTTCGATGGGAGCACGCTGGAGATCATGACGCTATCCATCGAGCACGAGGCGTTCAAGGAGTTCATCGGCCGCATGATCGGCGAGATCGCGATGGAGTTTCAGGTCGCGATGCGTAGCCGCGGCTCCACGACGCTCCAGTTGCGGTCCATTGAGAAGGGCTTGGAGGCGGACCAATGCTTTTGGATCCAGCATCAGGCCGCCGTACGCGACGTCCGCAGGCTGGACCTGACGATTCATCCGCCGCCCGACCTCGTCGTCGAGGTGGACATCACGCATGCCGTCGTTGATCGCGAGTCGATCTACGCGTCGCTGGGCGTGCCGGAGATGTGGCATTTCGACAACCGCACGACGCTCAGCGCGTGGAAGCTGGTCGACGGCGTATGGGACCGGGTGGAACACAGCGTCGCGCTACCGATGATCCGCGTCGCGGAGCTAAACGTGTTTCTCGAACGCATTCCGTTAGAGGATGACACTACCGTACTGACCGACTTCCGCGCCTGGCTGCGCACGCTGCCTCGCTAA